Proteins from a single region of Rhodovibrio salinarum DSM 9154:
- the flgH gene encoding flagellar basal body L-ring protein FlgH, protein MRDPLLSTAARLGALALAGGLLAACNTADRLAQVGQEPPQSAVGSPERLAGERPVVMPMPKPQVQEPNRQANSLWTPGTRAFFKDQRASEIGDILTVRIEIDDSANLSNETSRTRSANESAGLPAFLGYEQSLGSVLPEAVSPESLVEAQSGSGHTGVGTVDRSEEINLRIASLITQVLPNGNLVIAGRQEVRVNYENRILQVAGVIRPEDIDSDNSVSYEDIAEARIAYGGEGQLSDVQQPRYGQQVYDILFPF, encoded by the coding sequence ATGCGCGACCCCCTCTTGTCCACCGCCGCGCGGCTCGGCGCGCTCGCGCTCGCCGGCGGCCTGCTCGCCGCCTGCAACACCGCCGACCGGCTCGCCCAGGTCGGTCAGGAACCACCGCAGTCCGCGGTCGGAAGCCCGGAACGCCTGGCCGGCGAGAGGCCAGTGGTCATGCCCATGCCGAAGCCGCAGGTACAGGAGCCGAACCGCCAGGCGAACTCGCTTTGGACTCCCGGCACGCGGGCCTTCTTCAAGGACCAGCGGGCGAGCGAGATCGGCGATATCCTGACGGTTCGGATCGAGATCGACGACAGCGCCAACCTGTCGAACGAGACGAGCCGCACGCGCAGTGCGAACGAATCTGCCGGATTGCCGGCCTTCCTGGGTTACGAGCAATCGCTCGGTTCGGTGCTGCCGGAAGCAGTTAGCCCGGAAAGCCTCGTCGAGGCGCAGAGCGGCAGCGGCCACACGGGCGTCGGCACGGTCGACCGCAGCGAGGAGATCAACCTGCGGATCGCCTCGCTGATCACCCAGGTCCTGCCGAACGGCAACTTGGTGATCGCGGGCCGGCAAGAAGTGCGCGTGAACTACGAGAACCGCATCCTGCAGGTTGCCGGCGTGATCCGGCCCGAGGACATCGATTCCGACAACAGCGTGTCCTATGAAGACATCGCCGAAGCCCGCATCGCCTACGGCGGCGAAGGCCAGCTCTCCGATGTCCAGCAGCCACGCTACGGCCAACAGGTCTACGACATCCTGTTCCCGTTCTAA